One genomic window of Punica granatum isolate Tunisia-2019 chromosome 1, ASM765513v2, whole genome shotgun sequence includes the following:
- the LOC116202041 gene encoding pentatricopeptide repeat-containing protein At5g19020, mitochondrial, with product MSASLVKRKPVRRRLISPLRPLSPPNPRWVSSSTRQRTKSPLLQLLTRHLPTLFSSRTSFREEGGNDYDLELTLVSILKACASDKALSPGQQVHALILKSGLDSNSYVNNSLINVYAKCGSMVAAKSLFDASQTIPDPISCNIMIGGYVKLGRLMDAHKLFERMPGRGCVSYTTMIMGFAQNNYGTEAVRIFKDMLAAGLIPNEVTVASLISACTQLGGGIWACRMIHALSFKLLLDTFVIVSTNLLNMYCVYSSLVSARKLFEEMPERNLVSWNVMLNGYAKGGLVSSAKELFDEMPSKDVISWGTMVNGYVQAGMIREGLMMCREMLRSELRPNDVMLVDLISACVRSTAVVEGQQLHGAIIRRGFDCYNFMQATIIHFYGACGLIDLACLQLNIGFKDHLASINALIAGFARNGMINRAREMFDDMSERDVFSWTAMISGYVQHEQPATALELFHRMIASGSHPNEVTMTSVFSAIATLGSLSEGQWAHKYVVKNAIPISSNLSASIIDMYAKCGSIDSALEVFDRVRDVASDVSPWNAIICGLAMHGHADLSLDLFSDLQRRQIKLNSVTFIGVLTACCHSGLVEEGKRYFRSMKSIYNVEPDVKHYGCMVDMLGRAGRVKEAEELIQGMPMKADVAVWGSLLAACRIHGHVEIGERAAKNMAELEPSHGPCRVMLSNIYADAGRWNDAFLARRALVRHGLERSPGFSGVL from the coding sequence ATGTCCGCTTCTCTCGTCAAACGAAAACCCGTCCGCCGCCGTCTGATATCTCCCCTCCGCCCCCTCTCCCCGCCGAACCCGAGATGGGTGTCCTCTTCAACCCGCCAACGGACCAAATCTCCCCTGCTGCAGCTACTGACCCGCCATCTTCCCACACTCTTCAGTTCCCGAACCAGCTTCAGAGAAGAAGGCGGCAATGATTATGACCTGGAGCTCACTCTCGTTTCCATCCTCAAAGCCTGCGCTTCCGATAAAGCCCTTTCCCCGGGTCAGCAGGTCCACGCCCTTATCCTGAAATCGGGCCTCGACTCCAACTCTTACGTAAATAACAGCTTAATTAATGTGTACGCCAAGTGTGGGTCTATGGTCGCAGCTAAGTCGCTGTTCGATGCCTCTCAGACCATCCCTGACCCGATTTCTTGCAACATAATGATCGGTGGTTATGTAAAACTGGGCCGCTTGATGGACGCCCACAAGTTGTTTGAGAGAATGCCGGGCAGAGGATGCGTATCCTACACGACCATGATAATGGGCTTCGCGCAGAATAATTATGGGACGGAGGCAGTTCGCATTTTTAAAGATATGCTGGCCGCAGGTCTCATCCCCAATGAGGTTACTGTGGCGAGTTTAATCTCCGCTTGCACTCAGTTGGGCGGTGGAATTTGGGCCTGTAGGATGATTCACGCACTTTCGTTTAAGCTTCTACTTGATACTTTTGTCATCGTCTCGACAAATTTGCTGAACATGTACTGTGTCTATTCAAGTCTAGTCAGTGCAAGAAAGTTGTTCGAGGAAATGCCAGAGAGGAACTTAGTTTCATGGAATGTGATGCTGAATGGGTACGCGAAGGGGGGGCTTGTCTCTTCGGCCAAGGAGTTGTTCGACGAGATGCCTTCCAAGGATGTGATCTCTTGGGGCACGATGGTGAATGGCTATGTTCAAGCAGGGATGATAAGGGAAGGATTAATGATGTGTCGTGAAATGTTACGGTCCGAACTTAGACCGAACGATGTAATGCTAGTTGATCTGATCTCAGCTTGTGTAAGATCAACTGCAGTTGTCGAGGGCCAGCAACTTCATGGTGCGATAATAAGGCGCGGTTTTGACTGTTATAATTTCATGCAGGCCACAATCATCCATTTCTACGGAGCCTGTGGCTTGATTGACCTTGCCTGCCTGCAACTCAACATTGGTTTCAAGGACCATCTAGCATCGATAAACGCCTTGATAGCAGGTTTTGCAAGAAATGGGATGATCAACCGAGCTAGGGAGATGTTTGATGACATGTCCGAGAGGGATGTCTTTTCGTGGACTGCAATGATTTCTGGCTATGTGCAGCATGAGCAACCTGCTACAGCCTTAGAGCTCTTCCATAGAATGATTGCAAGCGGTTCTCACCCGAATGAGGTAACCATGACAAGCGTGTTCTCTGCCATCGCCACTCTGGGATCACTGAGTGAAGGGCAGTGGGCTCACAAGTATGTCGTGAAGAATGCTATCCCAATCAGCAGCAACTTGAGCGCGTCGATTATAGACATGTATGCAAAATGTGGGAGCATTGACTCTGCTTTGGAAGTCTTCGATCGAGTTCGAGACGTGGCCTCTGATGTCTCCCCGTGGAATGCTATTATATGTGGGCTAGCCATGCACGGGCATGCAGATCTCTCCCTTGACCTGTTCTCTGACCTGCAGAGACGTCAAATCAAGCTCAATTCGGTCACTTTCATTGGAGTCCTGACTGCGTGTTGCCACTCTGGGCTTGTGGAGGAAGGGAAGAGATACTTCAGAAGCATGAAGAGCATCTACAATGTGGAGCCCGATGTAAAGCATTATGGGTGCATGGTGGATATGTTAGGAAGGGCCGGGAGGGTGAAAGAAGCGGAAGAATTGATTCAGGGCATGCCCATGAAGGCAGATGTTGCAGTGTGGGGGTCATTGTTAGCGGCATGTAGAATTCATGGGCATGTGGAAATCGGGGAGAGGGCTGCGAAGAATATGGCAGAACTGGAACCGTCTCATGGGCCATGCAGGGTTATGTTGTCCAATATATATGCTGATGCAGGGAGGTGGAACGACGCCTTTCTTGCAAGGAGAGCATTGGTGAGGCATGGACTGGAGAGATCACCCGGGTTCAGTGGTGTCCTGTGA